One Streptomyces sp. NBC_01237 genomic region harbors:
- the alaS gene encoding alanine--tRNA ligase: MESAEIRRRWLSFFEERGHAVVPSASLIADDPTLLLVPAGMVPFKPYFLGEVKPPAPRVTSVQKCVRTPDIEEVGKTTRHGTFFQMCGNFSFGDYFKEGAISYAWEALTSPVAEGGFGLDPERLWITVYLDDDEAEQIWRDKIGVPAERIQRLGKKDNFWSMGVPGPCGPCSEINYDRGPEFGVEGGPAVNDERYVEIWNLVFMQYERGAGDGKEDFPILGDLPSKNIDTGLGLERLAMILQDVQNMYETDTLRVVMDRATELTGVRYGAEQGTDVSLRVVADHIRTSVMLIGDGVTPGNEGRGYVLRRIMRRAIRNMRLMGATGSVVNDLVDVVINTMGLQYPELITDRKRIETVALAEEAAFLKALKGGTNILETAVTETKAAGGQVLAGDKAFLLHDTWGFPIDLTLEMAAEQGLSVDEDGFRRLMQDQRDKAKADARAKKTGHADLSAYREVADNSGATEFTGYTSTAGESTIVGLLVDGVPSPAATEGDEVEVVLDRTPFYAEGGGQLADQGRIRLDTGAVIEIRDVQKPVPGVHVHKGVVQVGEVTVGASVYAAIDNTRRRAIARAHSATHLTHQALRDALGPTAAQAGSENSPGRFRFDFGSPAAVPGTVLTDVEQRINEVLSRELDVQAEVMSIDEAKKQGAIAEFGEKYGERVRVVTIGDFSKELCGGTHVHNTAQLGLVKLLGESSIGSGVRRIEALVGVDAYNFLAKEHTVVAQLQELVKGRPEELPEKISSMLGKLKDAEKEIEKFRAEKVLQAAAGLVESAQDVRGVALVTGQVPDGTSADDLRKLVLDVRGRIQGGRPAVVALFTTANGRPLTVIATNEAARERGLKAGDLVRTAAKTLGGGGGGKPDVAQGGGTNPGAIGDAVAAVERLVTETA, encoded by the coding sequence GACCCGACTCTGCTGCTCGTCCCCGCGGGCATGGTCCCGTTCAAGCCGTACTTCCTCGGCGAGGTCAAGCCGCCCGCCCCGCGCGTCACCAGCGTGCAGAAGTGCGTCCGTACGCCGGACATCGAAGAGGTCGGCAAGACCACCCGGCACGGCACGTTCTTCCAGATGTGCGGCAACTTCTCCTTCGGGGACTACTTCAAGGAAGGCGCCATCAGCTACGCCTGGGAGGCTCTGACGAGCCCCGTGGCGGAGGGCGGCTTCGGACTCGACCCCGAGCGTCTGTGGATCACGGTCTACCTGGACGACGACGAGGCCGAGCAGATCTGGCGCGACAAGATCGGCGTACCGGCCGAGCGCATCCAGCGCCTGGGCAAGAAGGACAACTTCTGGTCCATGGGCGTCCCGGGTCCCTGCGGCCCCTGCTCCGAGATCAACTACGACCGCGGCCCCGAGTTCGGTGTCGAGGGCGGCCCGGCCGTCAACGACGAGCGGTACGTGGAGATCTGGAACCTGGTCTTCATGCAGTACGAGCGGGGCGCCGGTGACGGCAAGGAGGACTTCCCGATCCTCGGTGACCTGCCGTCGAAGAACATCGACACGGGCCTCGGCCTCGAACGTCTCGCCATGATCCTGCAGGACGTACAGAACATGTACGAGACGGACACCCTGCGCGTCGTCATGGACAGGGCCACCGAACTGACCGGCGTGCGCTACGGCGCCGAGCAGGGCACGGACGTCTCGCTGCGTGTGGTCGCCGACCACATCCGCACGTCCGTGATGCTCATCGGTGACGGTGTCACCCCCGGCAACGAGGGCCGCGGCTACGTGCTGCGCCGCATCATGCGCCGTGCCATCCGCAACATGCGGCTGATGGGAGCCACCGGCTCGGTCGTCAACGATCTGGTCGACGTCGTGATCAACACGATGGGGCTCCAGTACCCGGAGCTGATCACCGACCGCAAGCGCATCGAGACCGTCGCCCTCGCCGAGGAAGCCGCCTTCCTCAAGGCCCTCAAGGGCGGCACCAACATCCTTGAGACCGCCGTCACCGAGACCAAGGCCGCCGGTGGCCAGGTCCTCGCCGGGGACAAGGCGTTCCTGCTCCACGACACCTGGGGCTTCCCGATCGACCTCACCCTGGAGATGGCCGCCGAGCAGGGCCTGTCCGTGGACGAGGACGGATTCCGCCGCCTCATGCAGGACCAGCGGGACAAGGCCAAGGCCGACGCCCGCGCCAAGAAGACCGGTCACGCCGACCTGTCCGCCTACCGCGAGGTGGCCGACAACTCCGGCGCCACCGAGTTCACCGGCTACACCAGCACCGCGGGGGAGTCCACCATCGTCGGCCTCCTCGTCGACGGCGTGCCCTCGCCCGCCGCCACCGAGGGCGACGAGGTCGAGGTCGTCCTCGACCGCACCCCGTTCTACGCCGAGGGCGGCGGCCAGCTCGCCGACCAGGGCCGGATCAGGCTGGACACGGGCGCCGTCATCGAGATCCGCGACGTCCAGAAGCCGGTCCCCGGCGTCCATGTGCACAAGGGTGTCGTCCAGGTGGGCGAGGTGACGGTCGGAGCTTCGGTCTACGCCGCCATCGACAACACCCGCCGCCGCGCCATCGCCCGCGCCCACAGCGCGACCCACCTCACCCACCAGGCCCTGCGCGACGCACTGGGCCCGACGGCCGCCCAGGCCGGTTCGGAGAACTCGCCGGGCCGCTTCCGCTTCGACTTCGGCTCGCCCGCCGCCGTACCCGGCACGGTGCTGACCGACGTCGAGCAGCGGATCAACGAGGTTCTCTCCCGCGAACTCGATGTCCAGGCCGAGGTCATGTCCATCGACGAGGCCAAGAAGCAGGGCGCCATCGCCGAGTTCGGCGAGAAGTACGGCGAGCGGGTCCGGGTCGTCACGATCGGCGACTTCTCCAAGGAGCTGTGCGGAGGTACGCACGTCCACAACACCGCCCAGCTGGGTCTGGTGAAGCTGCTCGGCGAATCGTCCATCGGTTCCGGGGTGCGGCGCATCGAGGCCCTCGTCGGCGTCGACGCGTACAACTTCCTGGCCAAGGAGCACACGGTCGTCGCCCAGCTCCAGGAGCTGGTCAAGGGCCGCCCCGAGGAGCTGCCCGAGAAGATCTCCTCGATGCTCGGCAAGCTGAAGGACGCCGAGAAGGAGATCGAGAAGTTCCGCGCGGAGAAGGTCCTCCAGGCCGCCGCCGGACTCGTCGAGTCCGCCCAGGACGTACGGGGCGTCGCCCTGGTCACCGGCCAGGTGCCGGACGGCACCTCGGCCGACGATCTGCGCAAGCTCGTCCTGGACGTCCGCGGACGCATCCAGGGCGGCCGCCCGGCCGTCGTGGCCCTGTTCACCACTGCCAACGGCCGGCCGCTGACGGTCATCGCCACCAACGAGGCCGCCCGCGAGCGCGGTCTCAAGGCGGGCGACCTGGTCCGTACGGCCGCCAAGACCCTCGGCGGCGGTGGCGGCGGCAAGCCGGACGTCGCCCAGGGCGGCGGTACGAACCCGGGTGCCATCGGCGACGCCGTCGCCGCTGTCGAACGCCTCGTCACCGAGACGGCGTGA
- the mltG gene encoding endolytic transglycosylase MltG produces the protein MTEYGRGPGSEPWHPEDPLYGDQGWGGQEAAHGQSQYGGQQPYQQDPYAQQHQQQSYPQQQQHQQPPYQQHPEQHQQQQYGAEQDPYAQQPQQHQPQHPQQPQFNGGWDTGQQAAMPYGAQPQDPYAQQPGGYGESHDYYGTPEAYPPPQPPGRREAVPEPQSPDWNPDAPQEETHPFFTGADEPSGRDGGEDRGSRDDDDEYDDDPRESRRGGGRGGRGGNERRGKGKKKNRSGCACLVVSVVLVGGLGGVGYVGYSFWQDQFGEAPDYAGGGSGSVEVEIPKGSLGSDIANILKKQGVVKSVDAFVSAQNGNPKGKSLQAGVYLLKKEMSADSAVKLMLDPKSQNALVIPEGTRNVKVYEKIDKRLGLKEGSTAEVARTKAESLGLPDWADDDPDIKDPLEGFLFPAAYPVAKGSKPEDALKRMVQRANEEYDKLDLKGAAKTYNLDGPWAVLTAASLVQVEGKTHDDFRKMTEVVYNRLKPSTVETQQKLQFDSSFNYLRKQSKINISATEINKNMDPYNTYTQKGLPPGPISNPGVEALAAALNPTKDGWLYFVATDGQHKTEFAKDYDTFLELKAKFDALD, from the coding sequence ATGACTGAGTATGGCCGGGGCCCTGGCTCCGAACCGTGGCATCCCGAGGACCCGTTGTACGGGGACCAGGGATGGGGAGGCCAGGAGGCTGCCCACGGCCAGAGCCAGTACGGCGGCCAGCAGCCCTATCAGCAGGACCCGTACGCCCAGCAGCACCAGCAGCAGTCGTACCCGCAGCAGCAGCAGCACCAGCAGCCGCCGTACCAGCAGCATCCGGAGCAACACCAGCAACAGCAGTACGGTGCTGAGCAGGATCCGTATGCGCAGCAGCCGCAGCAGCACCAGCCGCAGCACCCGCAGCAGCCGCAGTTCAACGGCGGCTGGGACACCGGTCAGCAGGCCGCGATGCCGTACGGGGCCCAGCCCCAGGACCCGTACGCGCAGCAGCCCGGCGGCTACGGCGAATCGCACGATTACTACGGCACCCCCGAGGCGTACCCGCCGCCGCAGCCCCCGGGCCGGCGCGAGGCGGTGCCCGAGCCGCAGTCGCCCGACTGGAACCCGGACGCGCCGCAGGAGGAGACTCATCCCTTCTTCACCGGCGCGGACGAGCCGTCCGGCCGGGACGGCGGTGAGGACCGGGGCTCCCGCGACGACGATGACGAGTACGACGACGACCCGCGCGAGTCGCGGCGCGGCGGCGGACGGGGCGGCCGCGGCGGGAACGAACGCCGGGGCAAGGGCAAGAAGAAGAACCGCAGCGGTTGCGCCTGCCTGGTCGTCTCGGTCGTCCTCGTCGGCGGCCTCGGGGGAGTGGGCTACGTCGGCTACTCGTTCTGGCAGGACCAGTTCGGCGAGGCGCCCGACTACGCGGGCGGCGGGTCCGGTTCGGTCGAGGTGGAGATCCCGAAGGGTTCCCTCGGCTCCGACATCGCGAACATCCTGAAGAAGCAGGGTGTCGTCAAGTCGGTCGACGCTTTCGTTTCCGCGCAGAACGGCAATCCCAAGGGGAAGTCCCTTCAGGCGGGTGTCTATCTCCTGAAGAAGGAGATGTCCGCGGACAGCGCCGTGAAGCTGATGCTGGACCCGAAGAGCCAGAACGCGCTGGTCATTCCCGAAGGCACCCGCAACGTCAAGGTCTACGAGAAGATCGACAAGCGGCTCGGCCTGAAGGAGGGCTCGACCGCCGAAGTCGCCAGGACGAAGGCGGAGAGCCTCGGACTGCCGGACTGGGCCGATGACGATCCGGACATCAAGGATCCGCTGGAGGGCTTCCTCTTCCCGGCCGCCTATCCGGTCGCCAAGGGCTCGAAGCCCGAGGACGCCCTGAAGCGGATGGTCCAGCGGGCCAACGAGGAGTACGACAAGCTCGACCTCAAGGGTGCCGCCAAGACGTACAACCTCGACGGCCCCTGGGCCGTGCTCACCGCCGCCAGCCTGGTCCAGGTGGAGGGCAAGACGCACGACGACTTCCGGAAGATGACCGAAGTCGTCTACAACCGCCTCAAGCCCAGCACGGTCGAGACACAGCAGAAGCTCCAGTTCGACTCCAGCTTCAATTACCTCCGCAAGCAGAGCAAGATCAACATCAGTGCGACCGAGATCAACAAGAACATGGACCCGTACAACACCTATACGCAGAAGGGGCTGCCCCCCGGCCCCATCAGCAACCCCGGTGTCGAGGCCCTCGCCGCGGCTCTGAATCCGACGAAGGACGGCTGGCTGTACTTCGTGGCGACCGACGGTCAGCACAAGACCGAGTTCGCCAAGGACTACGACACGTTCCTGGAGCTCAAGGCCAAGTTCGATGCCCTCGACTGA
- the ruvX gene encoding Holliday junction resolvase RuvX, with the protein MTQMRRGRRLAVDVGDARIGVASCDPDGILATPVETVPGRDVPAAHRRLGQIVEEYEPIEVIVGLPRSLGGGEGPAAAKVRAFVQVFARSVAPIPVRLVDERMTTVTASQGLRASGVKSKKGRSVIDQAAAVVILQNALESERASGRPPGEGVEVVV; encoded by the coding sequence ATGACGCAGATGCGCCGTGGACGCCGACTCGCCGTCGACGTCGGGGACGCCCGGATCGGGGTCGCCTCGTGCGACCCCGACGGGATTCTCGCCACGCCGGTGGAGACCGTGCCGGGACGTGACGTCCCGGCCGCCCACCGGCGGCTCGGGCAGATCGTCGAGGAGTACGAGCCGATCGAGGTCATCGTCGGCCTGCCGCGCTCACTCGGCGGTGGTGAAGGTCCCGCGGCCGCCAAGGTCCGCGCCTTCGTGCAGGTGTTCGCCCGCTCGGTCGCACCCATTCCGGTGCGGCTGGTGGACGAGAGGATGACCACAGTGACCGCGAGTCAGGGGCTGCGCGCCTCGGGCGTGAAGTCCAAGAAGGGGCGTTCTGTCATCGACCAGGCTGCCGCTGTGGTGATCCTTCAGAACGCTCTGGAGTCCGAACGGGCGTCAGGCAGGCCCCCGGGCGAGGGCGTCGAAGTGGTTGTCTGA